One Actinopolymorpha sp. NPDC004070 genomic window carries:
- a CDS encoding nucleotide sugar dehydrogenase gives MSDLAVVGLGYVGLPLVREACRAGLRVVGLDVSPRVVAGLAAGRSHIDDLSDADVTAMLAAGLTVTTDPGEALASADTVVICVPTPLDEDGGPDLTAVRSAAAMVADHLRPGTLVVLESTTYPGTTDEVVRPILEKSGLTAGVQFALAFSPERIDPGNPTYGLRNTPKVVGGHTVHCTERAVDFYGRICDRVVRAKGTREAEMAKLLENTYRHVNIALVNEMAIFCHELGIDLRDAIEAAATKPFGFQAFHPGPGVGGHCIPIDPNYLSYKVKRLGYPFRFVELAQEINQRMPSYVAQRVQDLINDAGRSVRGSTVLILGVTYKPNIADQRESPSRPVARRLRRMGTNLVFHDPYVTEWQVDGEPVPRVDDLDHALATADLALLLQDHAVYDAPTLSRARLLFDTRGRVRDGTAEVL, from the coding sequence GTGTCTGACCTCGCTGTCGTCGGTCTTGGATATGTCGGTCTACCCCTGGTCCGTGAGGCCTGCCGGGCGGGACTTCGAGTCGTCGGACTCGATGTTTCCCCGCGCGTGGTCGCGGGCCTGGCCGCCGGTCGTTCCCACATCGACGATCTTTCCGATGCCGACGTGACCGCCATGCTGGCCGCCGGGCTGACCGTGACCACCGACCCCGGGGAGGCGCTGGCCTCGGCGGACACCGTGGTGATCTGCGTGCCGACGCCGCTGGACGAGGACGGCGGGCCCGACCTGACGGCGGTGCGGTCGGCGGCCGCGATGGTGGCCGACCACCTGCGGCCGGGCACGCTCGTCGTGCTGGAGTCGACGACCTATCCCGGCACGACCGATGAGGTGGTGCGGCCGATCCTGGAGAAGTCCGGGCTGACCGCCGGGGTGCAGTTCGCGCTGGCGTTCTCCCCCGAGCGCATCGACCCCGGCAACCCCACCTACGGCCTGCGCAACACCCCGAAGGTGGTCGGCGGGCACACCGTGCACTGCACCGAGCGGGCCGTCGACTTCTACGGCCGGATCTGTGACCGGGTGGTGCGGGCGAAGGGCACCCGCGAGGCCGAGATGGCCAAGCTGCTGGAAAACACCTACCGTCACGTCAACATCGCCCTGGTCAACGAGATGGCGATCTTCTGCCACGAGCTCGGCATCGACCTGCGTGACGCGATCGAGGCGGCGGCCACCAAGCCGTTCGGGTTCCAGGCGTTCCACCCCGGCCCGGGCGTGGGCGGGCACTGCATCCCGATCGACCCCAACTACCTGTCGTACAAGGTCAAACGGCTGGGCTACCCGTTCCGGTTCGTGGAGCTGGCCCAGGAGATCAACCAGCGGATGCCGTCCTACGTCGCCCAGCGGGTGCAGGACCTCATCAACGACGCCGGCCGGTCCGTCCGCGGGTCCACGGTGCTGATCCTCGGCGTCACCTACAAGCCGAACATCGCCGACCAGCGCGAGTCCCCGTCACGGCCGGTCGCCCGCCGGCTGCGCCGGATGGGCACCAACCTGGTCTTCCACGACCCCTACGTCACCGAGTGGCAGGTCGACGGGGAGCCGGTGCCACGGGTGGACGACCTCGACCATGCGCTGGCCACCGCCGACCTGGCCCTGCTGCTGCAGGACCACGCCGTCTACGACGCACCCACGCTGTCGCGCGCACGGCTGTTGTTCGACACCCGCGGCCGGGTCCGCGACGGGACCGCCGAGGTGTTGTGA
- a CDS encoding VTT domain-containing protein: MGLLAATFCYCIASALIPLLNAEAYVGAVAATFTGRSIWLVAAAAAGGQMVGKVAYFLIGRNSLRWRWVRQKIESPKWQRTFLTWQRRIGGRPWLAALLLLVSAALGFPPFAVVSVVAGQLRVPLALFVVVGFVGRLLRFASLLGIIKALL; the protein is encoded by the coding sequence ATGGGGCTGCTCGCCGCGACGTTCTGCTACTGCATCGCGTCGGCGCTGATCCCGTTGCTCAACGCCGAGGCGTACGTCGGCGCGGTGGCCGCGACGTTCACCGGCCGGTCCATCTGGCTGGTCGCCGCCGCGGCGGCCGGCGGGCAGATGGTGGGCAAGGTGGCGTACTTCCTGATCGGCCGCAACTCCCTGCGGTGGAGGTGGGTACGCCAGAAGATCGAGTCGCCGAAGTGGCAGCGGACCTTCCTCACCTGGCAGCGCCGGATCGGTGGCCGCCCGTGGCTGGCCGCGCTCCTGCTACTCGTGTCGGCCGCGCTGGGGTTCCCGCCGTTCGCCGTGGTCTCGGTGGTGGCCGGACAGCTGCGGGTGCCGCTCGCGTTGTTCGTGGTGGTCGGGTTCGTCGGCCGGTTGCTGCGGTTCGCCTCGCTGCTGGGGATCATCAAGGCCCTGCTCTGA
- a CDS encoding CDP-alcohol phosphatidyltransferase family protein, which translates to MATMTTSARPERGWQRPEAERLLTGATVVTFVRTVVSVGIALYAAYDRSLVLLLVALAVYWVGDMADGALARLTDTETRIGAVFDIVSDRLCAGAFYVGLVWLEPAMALPVGVFLLEFAVVDTFVSLAFLAWPLRSPNYFHLVDRPIWAANWSKPGKAANSSAVAVLMVVTHSVPLCTAVALCLLAVKIWSLVRLDRLGLPLPQVAGSSDSATRVGQAP; encoded by the coding sequence ATGGCGACCATGACCACCTCGGCCCGCCCGGAACGCGGATGGCAGCGCCCCGAGGCCGAACGCCTGCTCACCGGCGCCACCGTCGTCACCTTCGTCCGCACCGTGGTCTCGGTGGGCATCGCGTTGTACGCCGCGTACGACCGGTCGCTCGTCCTGCTGCTGGTCGCGCTGGCGGTCTACTGGGTGGGCGACATGGCCGACGGCGCACTGGCCCGGCTGACCGACACCGAGACCCGGATCGGCGCGGTGTTCGACATCGTGAGCGACCGGCTGTGTGCGGGCGCGTTCTACGTCGGCCTGGTCTGGCTGGAGCCGGCGATGGCACTGCCGGTGGGCGTCTTCCTGCTCGAGTTCGCGGTCGTGGACACGTTCGTGTCGCTGGCGTTCCTGGCCTGGCCGCTGCGCAGTCCCAACTACTTCCACCTCGTCGACCGGCCCATCTGGGCGGCCAACTGGTCCAAGCCGGGCAAGGCCGCCAACTCCTCGGCGGTGGCGGTGCTCATGGTGGTCACCCACTCCGTGCCCCTGTGCACCGCGGTCGCGCTGTGCCTGCTCGCGGTCAAGATCTGGTCGCTGGTCCGGCTCGACCGGCTCGGCCTGCCGCTCCCGCAGGTGGCCGGCTCCTCCGACTCGGCCACCCGGGTGGGGCAGGCCCCCTGA
- a CDS encoding ABC transporter ATP-binding protein: MSAAEPSAGPSILPGAGEPVLSVTDLRVHYRTTGGDVVAANGVSFTLGRGETLGLVGESGSGKSTVAMAILRLTTPPGRVVGGSVRLGATDLLAMSEAELRSRRWRDIALIPQGSMNSLNPVLRVRRQLGDAIETHEGRQPRKVLRERLLRLLSLVNLPERVVDLYPHELSGGMKQRVCIAMAIALDPAVIIADEPTSALDVVVQKAVAQTLLDVKKRLNSSMILIGHDMALQAQLVDRIAVMYAGNIVEIGSVRDILRDPRHAYTRHLIASIPSIRERRPLVVRDVRAPDLRTRRPTPAMVEVAPGHLVATSDLEVTVDG; this comes from the coding sequence ATGAGCGCCGCCGAGCCGAGCGCCGGCCCGAGCATCCTGCCCGGCGCCGGGGAGCCCGTGCTGTCGGTGACGGACCTGCGGGTGCACTACCGCACGACCGGCGGCGACGTGGTGGCCGCGAACGGTGTGTCGTTCACCCTCGGCCGCGGGGAGACGCTCGGGCTGGTCGGCGAGTCCGGGTCGGGCAAGTCGACGGTGGCGATGGCGATCCTGCGGCTGACCACGCCGCCCGGCCGGGTGGTGGGCGGCTCGGTCCGACTGGGCGCCACCGACCTGCTGGCGATGTCCGAGGCGGAGCTGCGGAGCCGCCGCTGGCGCGACATCGCCCTCATCCCGCAGGGCTCGATGAACTCCCTGAACCCCGTGCTCCGGGTACGCCGCCAGCTTGGCGACGCGATCGAGACGCACGAGGGCCGCCAGCCGCGCAAGGTGCTGCGCGAACGTCTCCTCCGGCTGCTGTCGCTGGTCAACCTGCCCGAACGCGTCGTCGACCTCTACCCGCACGAGCTGTCCGGCGGGATGAAGCAGCGGGTCTGCATCGCGATGGCGATCGCGTTGGACCCGGCGGTGATCATCGCCGACGAACCCACCAGCGCGCTCGACGTCGTGGTGCAGAAGGCGGTCGCGCAGACCCTGCTGGACGTGAAGAAGCGGCTGAACAGCTCGATGATCCTGATCGGCCACGACATGGCGCTGCAGGCCCAGCTCGTGGACCGGATCGCGGTGATGTACGCGGGGAACATCGTCGAGATCGGCTCCGTACGCGACATCCTGCGCGACCCGCGGCACGCGTACACCCGGCACCTGATCGCCTCCATCCCGTCCATCCGGGAACGCCGGCCACTGGTGGTCCGCGACGTCCGCGCGCCCGACCTGCGCACCAGACGGCCGACGCCGGCGATGGTCGAGGTCGCCCCCGGTCACCTGGTGGCCACGTCCGACCTGGAGGTGACGGTCGATGGCTGA
- a CDS encoding glycosyltransferase family 4 protein, with the protein MPNLRVLVCTVVHHPQDARILHRQIRAMLDAGYSVTYAAPFSAYATTAWPELTAIDLPRALGRQRSDALRAARHVLRTHGADADVVLLHDPELLLVLPGLDLPGAVVWDVHEDTGAALVAKSWLPGAVRPLARAGVRMVEEWAERNLRLILAEPGYRGRFRRIHPVVPNTTYVPDSVAPSGANRVVYVGHLSVARGVDVMLDAARLLAGSGLDIDVVGHADSYSRRALVRAQQEGFLRWHGYVPNDRALALVDGALCGLSLLRDLPNYRHSMPTKVLEYMAHGVPVVSTPLPAAVSLTEVNKCGLLVPFDDAEATVAAILRLRDDDELRASMGKRGHAVARTGYHWPQTAREFLMRLEAWAQAARPHECITLGTL; encoded by the coding sequence ATGCCCAACCTGCGCGTCCTCGTGTGCACGGTCGTACACCATCCGCAGGACGCGCGCATTCTTCACCGGCAGATCCGGGCCATGCTGGACGCCGGTTACTCCGTGACCTACGCCGCTCCCTTCTCGGCGTACGCCACGACGGCCTGGCCGGAGCTGACGGCGATCGACCTGCCCCGGGCACTGGGCCGGCAGCGCTCCGACGCGCTGCGCGCGGCCCGGCACGTCCTGCGGACCCACGGTGCGGACGCCGACGTGGTGCTGCTGCACGACCCCGAACTGCTGCTCGTCCTGCCCGGGCTGGACCTGCCCGGCGCGGTGGTGTGGGACGTGCACGAGGACACCGGTGCGGCGCTGGTGGCCAAGAGCTGGCTCCCCGGCGCCGTTCGGCCACTGGCCCGCGCGGGCGTGCGCATGGTCGAGGAGTGGGCCGAACGCAACCTCCGGCTGATCCTCGCCGAGCCGGGCTACCGCGGCAGGTTCCGGCGGATCCACCCGGTGGTGCCGAACACCACCTACGTGCCCGACTCCGTGGCACCGTCCGGTGCGAACCGGGTCGTCTACGTCGGTCACCTGTCGGTCGCCCGCGGCGTCGACGTGATGCTGGACGCCGCCCGGCTGCTGGCCGGCAGCGGCCTGGACATCGACGTGGTGGGACACGCCGACTCCTACTCCCGCCGGGCACTGGTGCGCGCGCAGCAGGAGGGGTTCCTGCGCTGGCACGGGTATGTTCCCAACGACAGGGCGCTGGCCCTGGTCGACGGCGCCCTGTGCGGGCTGTCGCTGCTGCGCGACCTGCCCAACTACCGGCACTCGATGCCCACCAAGGTGCTGGAGTACATGGCGCACGGCGTCCCCGTGGTCTCCACCCCGCTGCCGGCGGCGGTGTCGCTGACCGAGGTGAACAAATGCGGCCTGCTGGTCCCCTTCGACGACGCCGAGGCCACCGTGGCGGCCATCCTGCGGCTGCGCGACGACGACGAGCTGCGGGCCTCGATGGGAAAGCGCGGGCACGCGGTGGCGCGTACCGGCTACCACTGGCCGCAGACCGCCCGGGAGTTCCTGATGCGGCTGGAGGCCTGGGCGCAGGCGGCCCGGCCGCACGAGTGCATCACCCTCGGCACGCTCTGA
- a CDS encoding ABC transporter permease, producing the protein MRGLSVGYVVRRVGMFLFTIWASATLMFFIPRLAPGDPVQAMITRITSQAGYVEGSGKLVAAWRARFGLDDPLPVQYLHYLKSMATFDFGYSLAQFPAEVGTMIGRALPWTVGLLVIATALSFLAGSVIGALMAWRRTPRLLRVFLPVSLTFTAIPFYILGIVLIYVFVFTLRLFPISGGYRGDLTPGISLAFVNSVVQHGTLPALSIVLASMGFWALGMRGMMVTVAGEDYLTLARAKGLRPLDILFRYEIRNAILPQVTALVLGIGGIVGGTVLVEYLFGYPGMGALLYQAISTTDYTVMQGIVFILILTTVTAVLIIDLVYPLLDPRISYERR; encoded by the coding sequence GTGCGCGGACTGAGCGTGGGGTACGTCGTCCGCCGGGTAGGGATGTTCCTGTTCACCATCTGGGCGAGCGCGACGCTGATGTTCTTCATTCCTCGGCTCGCGCCGGGCGACCCGGTGCAGGCGATGATCACCCGGATCACCTCGCAGGCGGGCTACGTCGAGGGCAGCGGCAAGCTGGTCGCGGCCTGGCGGGCGAGGTTCGGCCTGGACGACCCGCTGCCGGTGCAGTACCTCCACTACCTCAAGAGCATGGCGACGTTCGACTTCGGCTACTCGCTGGCGCAGTTCCCGGCGGAGGTGGGCACGATGATCGGCCGGGCGCTGCCCTGGACGGTCGGGCTGCTGGTCATCGCGACCGCACTGTCGTTCCTCGCCGGCAGCGTGATCGGTGCGCTGATGGCGTGGCGGCGCACGCCCAGGCTGTTGCGGGTGTTCCTGCCGGTGTCGCTGACGTTCACCGCGATCCCGTTCTACATCCTGGGGATCGTCCTGATCTACGTGTTCGTCTTCACCCTGCGGCTGTTCCCGATCTCCGGCGGTTACCGCGGCGACCTGACGCCCGGGATCAGCCTGGCGTTCGTGAACAGCGTGGTGCAGCACGGCACCCTGCCGGCGTTGTCGATCGTGCTGGCCAGCATGGGGTTCTGGGCGCTCGGCATGCGCGGGATGATGGTCACCGTCGCCGGGGAGGACTACCTGACGCTGGCCCGCGCGAAGGGGCTGCGGCCGCTGGACATCCTCTTCAGGTACGAGATCCGCAACGCGATCCTGCCCCAGGTCACCGCGCTCGTGCTCGGCATCGGCGGGATCGTCGGCGGCACCGTGCTGGTGGAGTACCTCTTCGGCTATCCCGGCATGGGCGCGCTGCTCTACCAGGCGATCTCCACCACCGACTACACCGTGATGCAGGGCATCGTGTTCATCCTGATCCTCACCACGGTCACCGCTGTCCTGATCATCGACCTGGTCTATCCGCTGCTCGACCCGCGCATCTCCTACGAGAGGAGGTGA
- a CDS encoding ABC transporter permease: MDPTAVTQIQERADEPADSGGRPTSPWRNRKLLAGAGMVVGVLVLTLAGRLLWDTTLARAASSPLNLPPFWLRGGSLAHPLGTENSGRDMLALLVVGGPTTLQVGLVVGVTSMLVGTVLGFAAGYRGGAVDTVIRTLSDTALTIPTLAILVVISAYVRQMDVTTMALIVALFAWAGPTRLIRAQVLSMREQGYVRMARLTALPTRHIMFGEMMPNLLPYLAASFIGATSGGILAAVGLEALGLGPQRIPTLGMTVSNAISGSAILRGMWWWWGFPTLVLMVIFIGLFLLAIGLDEVANPRLRGAKA; encoded by the coding sequence ATGGACCCGACCGCCGTCACCCAGATCCAGGAACGGGCGGACGAGCCCGCCGACTCCGGCGGCCGGCCGACGTCGCCGTGGCGCAACCGCAAGTTGCTGGCCGGCGCCGGCATGGTCGTGGGCGTGCTGGTGCTCACGCTGGCGGGCCGGCTGCTGTGGGACACCACGCTCGCCCGGGCGGCCAGCTCACCGCTCAACCTGCCGCCGTTCTGGCTGCGGGGCGGCTCGCTCGCGCATCCGCTGGGCACCGAGAACAGCGGCCGGGACATGCTCGCCCTGCTGGTGGTGGGCGGCCCGACGACGCTGCAGGTCGGCCTGGTCGTGGGCGTGACGAGCATGCTGGTCGGGACGGTGCTGGGGTTCGCCGCCGGCTATCGCGGCGGGGCCGTGGACACGGTGATCCGTACGCTGTCCGACACCGCGCTCACCATTCCGACGCTGGCGATCCTGGTGGTGATCTCGGCGTACGTACGCCAGATGGACGTCACCACGATGGCGCTGATCGTCGCGTTGTTCGCCTGGGCCGGGCCGACCCGGCTGATCCGGGCGCAGGTGCTGTCGATGCGCGAGCAGGGATACGTCCGGATGGCCCGGCTCACCGCGCTGCCCACGCGGCACATCATGTTCGGGGAGATGATGCCGAACCTGCTGCCCTACCTCGCCGCCAGCTTCATCGGCGCGACCTCCGGCGGCATCCTGGCGGCGGTCGGCCTGGAGGCGCTCGGCCTGGGGCCGCAGCGGATCCCGACGCTCGGCATGACCGTGTCCAACGCGATCAGCGGGTCGGCGATCCTGCGCGGCATGTGGTGGTGGTGGGGCTTCCCGACCCTGGTGCTGATGGTGATCTTCATCGGGCTGTTCCTGCTGGCGATCGGCCTGGACGAGGTGGCCAACCCGCGGCTGCGGGGAGCGAAGGCATGA
- the wecB gene encoding UDP-N-acetylglucosamine 2-epimerase (non-hydrolyzing), translating into MTVLSVVGARPQFVKLAPVAAAFAATGHRHVIVHTGQHYDTRMSEVFFTDLAIPAPDVHLGVGSGTHGAQTGAMLTALDPVLTERQPDWVLVYGDTNSTLAGTLSAVKQHLRVAHLEAGLRSFNRRMPEEHNRVLTDHAADLLLAPTDTAMAHLAGEGLAGRSVLVGDVMTDVCFAVRDAVAGRPLPAELAEAVGDQPDGYLVATVHRADNTDDPARLAAVVDALAGLDAPVALLAHPRLVARCEEYGIDLARPSLRVLPPLAYPDMVRAVLGSRGVVTDSGGLQKEAFLLGVPCTTLRTETEWTETLAGGWNVLDPHLTQVKELAARPAPTGGRGTPYGDGRAARRTVEALEAG; encoded by the coding sequence CTGACGGTGCTGAGCGTCGTGGGCGCCCGCCCGCAGTTCGTCAAGCTCGCGCCGGTCGCCGCCGCCTTCGCAGCGACCGGCCACCGGCACGTGATCGTGCACACCGGCCAGCACTACGACACCCGGATGTCGGAGGTGTTCTTCACCGACCTCGCGATCCCCGCGCCCGACGTCCATCTCGGCGTGGGCTCGGGCACCCACGGCGCCCAGACGGGTGCGATGCTGACCGCCCTGGACCCGGTGCTGACCGAGCGGCAGCCGGACTGGGTGCTGGTGTACGGCGACACCAACTCCACCTTGGCCGGCACGCTGTCGGCGGTGAAGCAGCACCTGCGGGTCGCGCACCTGGAGGCGGGGCTGCGGTCGTTCAACCGGCGGATGCCCGAGGAGCACAACCGCGTCCTCACCGACCACGCCGCCGACCTGTTGCTCGCGCCGACCGACACGGCCATGGCCCACCTGGCCGGCGAGGGGCTGGCCGGCCGCTCGGTTCTGGTCGGCGACGTGATGACCGACGTGTGTTTCGCCGTACGCGACGCCGTGGCCGGCAGGCCCCTGCCCGCCGAACTCGCCGAGGCCGTCGGCGACCAGCCGGACGGCTACCTGGTCGCGACCGTGCACCGCGCCGACAACACCGACGACCCGGCCCGGCTCGCCGCCGTGGTCGACGCGCTCGCCGGGCTGGACGCACCGGTCGCCCTGCTCGCCCATCCCCGGCTGGTCGCGCGGTGCGAGGAGTACGGCATCGACCTGGCCCGGCCGTCCCTGCGGGTCCTTCCGCCGCTCGCCTACCCCGACATGGTGCGCGCCGTCCTCGGCTCCCGCGGCGTGGTCACCGACTCCGGCGGCCTGCAGAAGGAGGCGTTCCTGCTGGGCGTACCCTGCACGACCCTACGGACCGAGACCGAGTGGACCGAGACGCTGGCCGGCGGCTGGAACGTCCTCGACCCGCACCTCACCCAGGTCAAGGAGCTGGCCGCCCGGCCGGCCCCGACCGGAGGACGCGGCACCCCCTACGGCGACGGCCGGGCCGCGCGCCGGACCGTCGAGGCGCTGGAAGCGGGCTGA
- a CDS encoding ABC transporter substrate-binding protein, which produces MTQHPTTGPDHKGPDHVRPDQVGPDHAGPSSRRTFLRRAALAGAAVGGLPALLAACEGEGAGGGGGAGGGGGGGAGGGGGNSARARTVVFDYHGGRVQSPDLWNPFVPGFTNNAGFHQAMAEPLFILDYETGKTEPWLGLSFEPNDTSTVWTLKLRDGIKWSDGEAYDADDVVFTIDLLRKGSAELNNAAAIQEWVKTVEKVDPLTVRFTLNKPNPRFQLDYFSVKIHSGLVIVPEHVWRGKDPTTFKNYDKKSSPVFTGPYRLTSASPTRFTYERRADWWGAKAGFLPLPKPERLQWVVNETEDIRVARAADHQLDSVADLTAGAFESLKARNPKVISWLPDKPYAWPDPCTRLLSVNNAVEPWNDPQMRWALNHALDRDEIVKIAYEGTTTPARFFFPNYPPMQRWVQKIEDAGLFEEFPIGKHDLDQTKRILAAKGYTRKGDGYYQKGGKDLRLQIDAPTDFIEIWRYAEVVGEQLQRAGINATVRKLAIGTWGDNLGNGKFEAASDWSACGSVTEPWFSMQLFSAKAVVPVGKAASSNAVRWKNADYTKNVDTMANLPLDDPALDEPFLAAARAWLRDLPFLPIAHARKLYAFDTTYWTGWATKKNDYLQPTLDWANAHQIIHHLRPVKA; this is translated from the coding sequence ATGACCCAGCACCCCACGACAGGACCGGACCACAAGGGCCCCGACCACGTCCGACCCGACCAGGTGGGCCCCGACCACGCCGGCCCGTCTTCCCGGCGAACGTTCCTGCGCCGCGCCGCCCTCGCCGGGGCGGCGGTCGGCGGCCTGCCCGCCCTGCTGGCCGCCTGCGAGGGCGAGGGGGCCGGCGGCGGAGGCGGAGCCGGTGGCGGCGGCGGCGGTGGCGCGGGCGGCGGAGGCGGCAACAGCGCCCGGGCCCGCACGGTGGTGTTCGACTACCACGGCGGCCGGGTGCAGAGCCCGGACCTGTGGAACCCGTTCGTACCCGGCTTCACCAACAACGCCGGCTTCCACCAGGCGATGGCCGAGCCGTTGTTCATCCTCGACTACGAGACGGGCAAGACCGAGCCGTGGCTCGGCCTGTCGTTCGAGCCGAACGACACCAGCACCGTGTGGACGCTGAAGCTCCGGGACGGCATCAAGTGGTCCGACGGTGAGGCCTACGACGCCGACGACGTGGTGTTCACCATCGACCTCCTGCGCAAGGGCAGCGCGGAACTGAACAACGCGGCCGCGATCCAGGAGTGGGTGAAGACGGTCGAGAAGGTCGACCCGCTGACGGTGCGTTTCACGTTGAACAAGCCGAACCCGAGGTTCCAGCTGGACTACTTCTCGGTGAAGATCCACAGCGGCCTGGTGATCGTGCCCGAGCACGTGTGGCGTGGGAAAGACCCCACGACGTTCAAGAACTACGACAAGAAGTCCTCGCCGGTGTTCACCGGCCCGTACCGCCTCACCTCGGCGAGCCCGACGAGGTTCACCTACGAACGCCGCGCCGACTGGTGGGGCGCGAAGGCCGGCTTCCTGCCGCTGCCCAAGCCGGAGCGCCTGCAGTGGGTGGTGAACGAGACCGAGGACATCCGGGTCGCCCGGGCCGCCGACCACCAGCTGGACTCGGTGGCCGACCTCACCGCGGGCGCGTTCGAGAGCCTGAAGGCCCGCAACCCGAAGGTGATCTCCTGGCTGCCGGACAAGCCGTACGCCTGGCCGGACCCGTGCACCCGGCTGCTGTCGGTCAACAACGCCGTCGAGCCCTGGAACGACCCGCAGATGCGCTGGGCGCTCAACCACGCCCTCGACCGGGACGAGATCGTCAAGATCGCCTACGAGGGCACGACCACACCGGCAAGGTTCTTCTTCCCCAACTACCCGCCGATGCAGCGGTGGGTCCAGAAGATCGAGGACGCCGGGCTGTTCGAGGAGTTCCCCATCGGCAAGCACGACCTGGACCAGACCAAGCGCATCCTCGCCGCGAAGGGCTACACCCGTAAGGGCGACGGCTACTACCAGAAGGGCGGCAAGGACCTCCGGCTGCAGATCGACGCGCCGACCGATTTCATCGAGATCTGGCGGTACGCCGAGGTGGTCGGCGAGCAGCTGCAGCGGGCCGGGATCAACGCGACCGTCCGCAAGCTCGCCATCGGCACGTGGGGCGACAACCTCGGCAACGGGAAGTTCGAGGCCGCGAGCGACTGGAGCGCCTGCGGCTCGGTCACCGAGCCGTGGTTCTCGATGCAGCTGTTCTCGGCGAAGGCGGTCGTCCCGGTCGGCAAGGCCGCGTCCTCCAACGCGGTCCGCTGGAAGAACGCCGACTACACGAAGAACGTCGACACGATGGCGAACCTCCCGCTGGACGACCCGGCGCTGGACGAGCCGTTCCTCGCCGCCGCCCGGGCGTGGCTGCGTGACCTGCCGTTCCTGCCGATCGCGCACGCCCGCAAGCTCTACGCGTTCGACACGACGTACTGGACCGGCTGGGCGACCAAGAAGAACGACTACCTCCAGCCCACGCTGGACTGGGCGAACGCGCACCAGATCATCCACCACCTGCGCCCGGTGAAGGCATGA
- a CDS encoding ABC transporter ATP-binding protein, which translates to MADQTADQRAEQTADHAAEQASVPPLLEVRSAVKVYGKGEERTTALDNVSLTLHETPAGITTIAGESGSGKTTLSDAILGFTTLTSGQVLHRGRDVSTLDKEGFLAYRREVQAIFQDPFGVYNPFYRVRHVFDLAVRHFRLATSKAQARDLVEDALRVVGMRGAEVLDKHPHQLSGGQRQRLMMARAYLIQPRLIVADEPVSMVDASLRALILDIMLRLRDERGISFLYITHDLSTAYQVGDEICILYRGSIVERGDTREVIDNPRHEYSRLLVSSIPVPDPDAAWAADG; encoded by the coding sequence ATGGCTGACCAGACGGCTGACCAGAGGGCAGAGCAGACGGCCGACCACGCGGCCGAGCAGGCATCGGTGCCGCCGCTGCTGGAGGTCCGGTCGGCGGTGAAGGTGTACGGCAAGGGCGAGGAGCGGACCACCGCCCTCGACAATGTGTCGTTGACACTGCACGAGACACCGGCCGGCATCACCACCATCGCCGGGGAGAGCGGCAGCGGCAAGACGACCCTGTCCGACGCCATCCTGGGCTTCACCACGCTGACGTCCGGCCAGGTGCTGCACCGGGGGCGGGACGTGTCGACCCTCGACAAGGAGGGCTTCCTCGCCTACCGCCGCGAGGTGCAGGCGATCTTCCAGGACCCGTTCGGGGTCTACAACCCCTTCTACCGCGTACGCCACGTCTTCGACCTGGCCGTGCGGCACTTCCGGCTGGCGACGTCGAAGGCACAGGCCCGCGACCTCGTCGAGGACGCGCTGCGGGTGGTCGGGATGCGCGGCGCGGAGGTGCTCGACAAGCACCCGCACCAGCTGTCCGGCGGTCAGCGGCAGCGGCTGATGATGGCCCGGGCGTACCTCATCCAGCCCCGCCTGATCGTCGCCGACGAGCCGGTGTCGATGGTGGACGCGTCCCTGCGGGCGCTGATCCTGGACATCATGCTGCGACTGCGGGACGAGCGCGGCATCTCGTTCCTCTACATCACCCACGACCTGTCCACGGCCTACCAGGTCGGTGACGAGATCTGCATCCTCTACCGGGGGTCGATCGTCGAACGCGGGGACACCCGGGAGGTGATCGACAACCCGCGGCACGAGTACTCCCGGCTGCTGGTCAGCTCGATCCCGGTGCCCGACCCGGACGCCGCCTGGGCGGCCGACGGCTGA